In Zalophus californianus isolate mZalCal1 chromosome 17, mZalCal1.pri.v2, whole genome shotgun sequence, one DNA window encodes the following:
- the LIM2 gene encoding lens fiber membrane intrinsic protein isoform X2, translating into MYSFMGGGLFCAWVGTILLVVATATDHWMQYRLSGSFAHQGLWRYCLGNKCYLQTESIAYWNATRAFMILSSLCATSGIIMGILAFAQQPTFTRLSRPFSAGIMFFASTFFVLLALAIYTGVTLSFLGRRFGDWRFSWSYILGWVALLMTFFAGIFYMCAYRMHECRRPSAPR; encoded by the exons ATGTACAGCTTCATGGGTGGCGGCCTCTTCTGTGCCTGGGTGGGGACCATCCTTCTGGTGGTGGCCACGGCGACAGACCACTGGATGCAGTACCGGCTGTCGGGGTCCTTCGCCCACCAGGGCCTGTGGCGATACTGCCTGGGCAACAAGTGCTACCTGCAGACAGAGAGCATCG CTTATTGGAATGCCACCCGGGCCTTCATGATCCTGTCTTCCCTGTGCGCGACATCGGGCATCATCATGGGCATCCTGGCCTTCGCTCAGCAGCCCACCTTCACCCGCCTCTCCCGGCCCTTCTCCGCGGGCATCATGTTTTTCGCCTCCA CCTTTTTTGTCCTGTTGGCCTTGGCCATTTACACTGGAGTCACCCTCAGCTTCCTCGGTCGCCGCTTTGGGGACTGGCGCTTTTCCTGGTCTTACATCCTGGGCTGGGTGGCCTTGCTCATGACCTTCTTTGCAG GGATTTTCTACATGTGTGCCTACCGGATGCATGAATGTCGGCGCCCGtctgctccccgctga
- the ETFB gene encoding electron transfer flavoprotein subunit beta: MAELRALVAVKRVIDFAVKIRVKPDKTGVVTDGVKHSMNPFCEIAVEEAVRLKEKKLVKEVIAVSCGPTQCQETIRTALAMGADRGIHVEVPAAEADRLGPLQVARVLAKLAEKEKVDLLLLGKQAIDDDCNQTGQMTAGLLDWPQGTFASQVTLEGDRLKVEREIDGGLETLRLKLPAVVTADLRLNEPRYATLPNIMKAKKKKIEVIKPGDLGVDLTSKLSVVSVEDPPQRTAGVKVETTEDLVAKLREIGRI, translated from the exons ATGGCGGAGCTGCGCGCGCTCGTGGCTGTAAAGAGGGTCATCGACTTCGCCGTGAAG ATCCGGGTGAAGCCTGACAAGACGGGTGTGGTCACGGATGGCGTGAAGCACTCCATGAACCCCTTCTGTGAGATCGCCGTGGAGGAGGCTGTGCGGCTGAAGGAGAAGAAGCTGGTGAAAGAGGTCATCGCTGTCAGCTGCGGGCCCACCCAGTGCCAG GAGACCATCCGCACTGCTCTGGCCATGGGTGCAGACCGAGGCATCCACGTGGAGGTGCCAGCTGCAGAGGCAGATCGCCTGGGTCCCCTGCAGGTGGCCCGGGTCCTGGCCAAGCTGGCAGAGAAGGAGAAGGTAGATCTGCTGCTGCTGGGCAAGCAG GCCATTGATGATGACTGTAACCAGACGGGGCAGATGACAGCTGGATTGCTAGACTGGCCACAG GGCACGTTCGCCTCCCAGGTGACACTGGAAGGGGACAGGTTGAAAGTGGAGCGGGAGATTGATGGGGGCCTGGAGACGCTGCGGCTGAAGCTGCCTGCCGTGGTGACCGCCGACCTGCGGCTCAATGAACCCCGCTACGCCACATTGCCCAACATCATG AAagccaagaagaagaagattgaGGTGATCAAGCCCGGAGACCTGGGTGTGGACCTGACCTCCAAGCTCTCCGTGGTTAGCGTGGAGGACCCGCCCCAGCGTACGGCCGGCGTCAAGGTGGAGACCACGGAGGACCTGGTGGCCAAGCTGAGGGAGATTGGGCGGATTTGA
- the NKG7 gene encoding protein NKG7 isoform X1: MELCRSLALLTGSLGLVSILIALSTDFWFVAAGPSFSLHSGLWPKFGTEVPGYIHVTQSLSILATLWGLLSVIFLIMSCIPSLSIRGHPFLASSIMAFAAGRLWAALGLWGPVSSLRGAEPSLLSSSPAISAVVAMVVYTSERWNQPQHPQIQTFFSWSFYLGWVSAVLLLCTGSLSLAAHCGRPRPGYDTL, translated from the exons atgGAGCTCTGCCGGTCCTTGGCCCTACTCACTGGCTCCCTGGGCCTGGTGTCCATCCTGATTGCTCTGAGCACGGATTTCTGGTTCGTGGCTGCGGGGCCCAGCTTTTCATTACACTCGGGGCTCTGGCCAAAGTTTGGCACCGAAGTACCAG GCTACATCCACGTGACGCAGAGCCTCAGCATTCTGGCCACCCTGTGGGGACTGTTGTCGGTGATCTTCCTGATCATGTCCTGCATCCCCTCACTGTCCATTCGAGGCCACCCGTTCCTCGCCTCTTCTATCATGGCTTTCGCTGCAGGTAGACTCTGGGCTGCCCTTGGGCTCTGGGGACCTGTGAGTTCCCTCAGAGGGGCTGAGCCCTCTCTCTTGTCTTCATCCCCAGCCATTTCTGCAGTGGTGGCCATGGTGGTCTACACCAGCGAGCGGTGGAACCAGCCTCAGCACCCCCAGATCCAGACCTTCTTCTCCTGGTCCTTCTACTTGGGCTGGGTTTCAGCTGTTCTCTTGCTCTGTACAG GTAGCCTGAGTCTGGCTGCTCACTGTGGTCGCCCCCGGCCTGGCTATGACACCTTGTGA
- the C17H19orf84 gene encoding uncharacterized protein C19orf84 homolog, whose product MEQQEEGTGPEGNNLSLPSPGTKPWTPAPFPALPPFPLGTPDPAPHLGLPESLASVTVPIRLDALSYLLHSALMGAYTLQQSLPSCPCTPQACCTQPGMATRPSRGRGGWGVQRRPGRGQGQQQWRPGRAKRGCLGGSGAGPKTPPVMPASPPTLPDQDGRKEARGQEAPQDVPPAAAEDWETEY is encoded by the exons ATGGAACAGCAAGAGGAAGGGACTGGGCCCGAGGG GAACAACCTGTCCCTGCCATCACCAGGGACCAAGCCGTGGACCCCTGCACCTTTCCCAGCCTTGCCACCTTTCCCCCTGGGCACCCCAGACCCAGccccccacctggggctccctgagaGCTTGGCCTCTGTCACCGTCCCCATCCGTCTGGATGCCCTCTCCTACCTCCTGCACAGTGCCCTGATGGGGGCCTACACCCTTCAACAGTCcttgccctcctgcccctgcacccCCCAGGCATGCTGCACCCAGCCAGGCATGGCCACAAGGCCATCCAGGGGACGCGGGGGCTGGGGCGTCCAGCGCAGGCCAGGCAGGGGCCAGGGCCAGCAGCAGTGGAGACCTGGAAGGGCCAAGAGGGGCTGTCTGGGGGGGTCTGGGGCTGGCCCCAAGACTCCGCCGGTGATGCCAGCATCACCACCAACGCTGCCTGACcaggatgggaggaaggaagccCGAGGTCAGGAGGCGCCCCAGGACGTGCCGCCTGCTGCAGCAGAAGACTGGGAGACAGAGTACTAG
- the CLDND2 gene encoding claudin domain-containing protein 2 isoform X4: protein MEGHVGGGLKDQERTQERGLGMGGVLANLECVALGSSLPGMGVKRSLQSGGTLLGFLAQILTILSTATNYWIRYPGGHSGLWQECNGGICSNIPCQTMLAVTGACMVLAAGSGIVGLVMGLRILCHEGDSRGQTTSGIFFLYGLLLLIALTGYTVKNAWKNDVFFSWSYFSGWLALPFSILAGFCFLLADMIMQSTDAISGFPVCL from the exons ATGGAGGGACATGTGGGAGGGGGTCTCAAGGACCAGGAGAGGACCCAGGAGAGGGGtctggggatgggaggggtgTTGGCGAATCTTGAGTGTGTGGCCCTCGGCAGCAGCCTCCCTGGCATGGGGGTGAAGCGGAGCCTTCAGAGCGGGGGCACCTTGCTGGGCTTCTTGGCCCAAATCCTCACGATTCTCTCCACTGCCACCAACTACTGGATCCGCTACCCCGGGGGCCACAGTGGCTTGTGGCAGGAGTGTAACGGCGGCATCTGCTCCAACATCCCCTGCCAGA CCATGCTGGCGGTGACCGGGGCGTGCATGGTGCTGGCGGCGGGCTCCGGCATCGTGGGTTTGGTGATGGGGCTGCGGATTCTGTGCCACGAGGGCGACTCGCGGGGCCAGACTACGAGCGGCATCTTCTTCCTTTACG GCTTGCTGCTGCTGATCGCCTTGACAGGCTACACCGTGAAGAACGCGTGGAAAAACGACGTCTTCTTCTCGTGGTCCTATTTTTCGGGGTGGCTGGCTTTACCCTTCTCTATTCTCGCGG GCTTCTGCTTTCTGCTGGCGGACATGATCATGCAGAGCACCGATGCCATCAGTGGATTCCCCGTGTGCTTGTGA
- the NKG7 gene encoding protein NKG7 isoform X2 produces MELCRSLALLTGSLGLVSILIALSTDFWFVAAGPSFSLHSGLWPKFGTEVPGYIHVTQSLSILATLWGLLSVIFLIMSCIPSLSIRGHPFLASSIMAFAAAISAVVAMVVYTSERWNQPQHPQIQTFFSWSFYLGWVSAVLLLCTGYCFSRTRRGQLGALRQQGGG; encoded by the exons atgGAGCTCTGCCGGTCCTTGGCCCTACTCACTGGCTCCCTGGGCCTGGTGTCCATCCTGATTGCTCTGAGCACGGATTTCTGGTTCGTGGCTGCGGGGCCCAGCTTTTCATTACACTCGGGGCTCTGGCCAAAGTTTGGCACCGAAGTACCAG GCTACATCCACGTGACGCAGAGCCTCAGCATTCTGGCCACCCTGTGGGGACTGTTGTCGGTGATCTTCCTGATCATGTCCTGCATCCCCTCACTGTCCATTCGAGGCCACCCGTTCCTCGCCTCTTCTATCATGGCTTTCGCTGCAG CCATTTCTGCAGTGGTGGCCATGGTGGTCTACACCAGCGAGCGGTGGAACCAGCCTCAGCACCCCCAGATCCAGACCTTCTTCTCCTGGTCCTTCTACTTGGGCTGGGTTTCAGCTGTTCTCTTGCTCTGTACAGGTTACTGCTTCTCCCGGACCCGGAGAGGGCAGCTGGGGGCTCTGAGACAGCAGGGTGGGGGCTAA
- the CLDND2 gene encoding claudin domain-containing protein 2 isoform X3, whose translation MADGRGDSGTPPASQRPSLPSPTPLDSVSEKPWELGVSHSAMLAVTGACMVLAAGSGIVGLVMGLRILCHEGDSRGQTTSGIFFLYGLLLLIALTGYTVKNAWKNDVFFSWSYFSGWLALPFSILAGNLDSGKRVEETAQRIPFPADSQPPSQGLLNTLRSRLPQTRQGRPWGPKPQSPGRSRPSAPGPTVPHPPSAPLPPGFCFLLADMIMQSTDAISGFPVCL comes from the exons ATGGCTGATGGGAGAGGGGATTCTGGAACTCCTCCTGCCTCACAGAGACCcagtctcccttcccccacccctctggacTCCGTGTCTGAGAAGCCCTGGGAGCTGGGTGTGAGTCACTCAG CCATGCTGGCGGTGACCGGGGCGTGCATGGTGCTGGCGGCGGGCTCCGGCATCGTGGGTTTGGTGATGGGGCTGCGGATTCTGTGCCACGAGGGCGACTCGCGGGGCCAGACTACGAGCGGCATCTTCTTCCTTTACG GCTTGCTGCTGCTGATCGCCTTGACAGGCTACACCGTGAAGAACGCGTGGAAAAACGACGTCTTCTTCTCGTGGTCCTATTTTTCGGGGTGGCTGGCTTTACCCTTCTCTATTCTCGCGGGTAACCTGGACAGCGGGAAGAGGGTGGAGGAGACTGCCCAGAGGATCCCCTTCCCCGCAGACTCCCAGCCGCCCTCGCAGGGACTCCTCAATACACTCCGCTCCCGACTCCCGCAGACCCGGCAGGGGCGCCCTTGGGGCCCCAAACCCCAGTCCCCGGGGCGCTCCCGGCCATCTGCCCCAGGACCCACCGTCCCCCACCCGCCCTCCGCTCCGCTCCCGCCAGGCTTCTGCTTTCTGCTGGCGGACATGATCATGCAGAGCACCGATGCCATCAGTGGATTCCCCGTGTGCTTGTGA
- the NKG7 gene encoding protein NKG7 isoform X3, with protein MELCRSLALLTGSLGLVSILIALSTDFWFVAAGPSFSLHSGLWPKFGTEVPGYIHVTQSLSILATLWGLLSVIFLIMSCIPSLSIRGHPFLASSIMAFAAAISAVVAMVVYTSERWNQPQHPQIQTFFSWSFYLGWVSAVLLLCTGSLSLAAHCGRPRPGYDTL; from the exons atgGAGCTCTGCCGGTCCTTGGCCCTACTCACTGGCTCCCTGGGCCTGGTGTCCATCCTGATTGCTCTGAGCACGGATTTCTGGTTCGTGGCTGCGGGGCCCAGCTTTTCATTACACTCGGGGCTCTGGCCAAAGTTTGGCACCGAAGTACCAG GCTACATCCACGTGACGCAGAGCCTCAGCATTCTGGCCACCCTGTGGGGACTGTTGTCGGTGATCTTCCTGATCATGTCCTGCATCCCCTCACTGTCCATTCGAGGCCACCCGTTCCTCGCCTCTTCTATCATGGCTTTCGCTGCAG CCATTTCTGCAGTGGTGGCCATGGTGGTCTACACCAGCGAGCGGTGGAACCAGCCTCAGCACCCCCAGATCCAGACCTTCTTCTCCTGGTCCTTCTACTTGGGCTGGGTTTCAGCTGTTCTCTTGCTCTGTACAG GTAGCCTGAGTCTGGCTGCTCACTGTGGTCGCCCCCGGCCTGGCTATGACACCTTGTGA
- the CLDND2 gene encoding claudin domain-containing protein 2 isoform X2 yields the protein MGVKRSLQSGGTLLGFLAQILTILSTATNYWIRYPGGHSGLWQECNGGICSNIPCQTMLAVTGACMVLAAGSGIVGLVMGLRILCHEGDSRGQTTSGIFFLYGLLLLIALTGYTVKNAWKNDVFFSWSYFSGWLALPFSILAGNLDSGKRVEETAQRIPFPADSQPPSQGLLNTLRSRLPQTRQGRPWGPKPQSPGRSRPSAPGPTVPHPPSAPLPPGFCFLLADMIMQSTDAISGFPVCL from the exons ATGGGGGTGAAGCGGAGCCTTCAGAGCGGGGGCACCTTGCTGGGCTTCTTGGCCCAAATCCTCACGATTCTCTCCACTGCCACCAACTACTGGATCCGCTACCCCGGGGGCCACAGTGGCTTGTGGCAGGAGTGTAACGGCGGCATCTGCTCCAACATCCCCTGCCAGA CCATGCTGGCGGTGACCGGGGCGTGCATGGTGCTGGCGGCGGGCTCCGGCATCGTGGGTTTGGTGATGGGGCTGCGGATTCTGTGCCACGAGGGCGACTCGCGGGGCCAGACTACGAGCGGCATCTTCTTCCTTTACG GCTTGCTGCTGCTGATCGCCTTGACAGGCTACACCGTGAAGAACGCGTGGAAAAACGACGTCTTCTTCTCGTGGTCCTATTTTTCGGGGTGGCTGGCTTTACCCTTCTCTATTCTCGCGGGTAACCTGGACAGCGGGAAGAGGGTGGAGGAGACTGCCCAGAGGATCCCCTTCCCCGCAGACTCCCAGCCGCCCTCGCAGGGACTCCTCAATACACTCCGCTCCCGACTCCCGCAGACCCGGCAGGGGCGCCCTTGGGGCCCCAAACCCCAGTCCCCGGGGCGCTCCCGGCCATCTGCCCCAGGACCCACCGTCCCCCACCCGCCCTCCGCTCCGCTCCCGCCAGGCTTCTGCTTTCTGCTGGCGGACATGATCATGCAGAGCACCGATGCCATCAGTGGATTCCCCGTGTGCTTGTGA
- the CLDND2 gene encoding claudin domain-containing protein 2 isoform X1 — protein sequence MEGHVGGGLKDQERTQERGLGMGGVLANLECVALGSSLPGMGVKRSLQSGGTLLGFLAQILTILSTATNYWIRYPGGHSGLWQECNGGICSNIPCQTMLAVTGACMVLAAGSGIVGLVMGLRILCHEGDSRGQTTSGIFFLYGLLLLIALTGYTVKNAWKNDVFFSWSYFSGWLALPFSILAGNLDSGKRVEETAQRIPFPADSQPPSQGLLNTLRSRLPQTRQGRPWGPKPQSPGRSRPSAPGPTVPHPPSAPLPPGFCFLLADMIMQSTDAISGFPVCL from the exons ATGGAGGGACATGTGGGAGGGGGTCTCAAGGACCAGGAGAGGACCCAGGAGAGGGGtctggggatgggaggggtgTTGGCGAATCTTGAGTGTGTGGCCCTCGGCAGCAGCCTCCCTGGCATGGGGGTGAAGCGGAGCCTTCAGAGCGGGGGCACCTTGCTGGGCTTCTTGGCCCAAATCCTCACGATTCTCTCCACTGCCACCAACTACTGGATCCGCTACCCCGGGGGCCACAGTGGCTTGTGGCAGGAGTGTAACGGCGGCATCTGCTCCAACATCCCCTGCCAGA CCATGCTGGCGGTGACCGGGGCGTGCATGGTGCTGGCGGCGGGCTCCGGCATCGTGGGTTTGGTGATGGGGCTGCGGATTCTGTGCCACGAGGGCGACTCGCGGGGCCAGACTACGAGCGGCATCTTCTTCCTTTACG GCTTGCTGCTGCTGATCGCCTTGACAGGCTACACCGTGAAGAACGCGTGGAAAAACGACGTCTTCTTCTCGTGGTCCTATTTTTCGGGGTGGCTGGCTTTACCCTTCTCTATTCTCGCGGGTAACCTGGACAGCGGGAAGAGGGTGGAGGAGACTGCCCAGAGGATCCCCTTCCCCGCAGACTCCCAGCCGCCCTCGCAGGGACTCCTCAATACACTCCGCTCCCGACTCCCGCAGACCCGGCAGGGGCGCCCTTGGGGCCCCAAACCCCAGTCCCCGGGGCGCTCCCGGCCATCTGCCCCAGGACCCACCGTCCCCCACCCGCCCTCCGCTCCGCTCCCGCCAGGCTTCTGCTTTCTGCTGGCGGACATGATCATGCAGAGCACCGATGCCATCAGTGGATTCCCCGTGTGCTTGTGA
- the LIM2 gene encoding lens fiber membrane intrinsic protein isoform X1, whose protein sequence is MYSFMGGGLFCAWVGTILLVVATATDHWMQYRLSGSFAHQGLWRYCLGNKCYLQTESIGKAPGRGLRRAWGESPPRGTASPPFGLWRTLWPREGKGATTAYWNATRAFMILSSLCATSGIIMGILAFAQQPTFTRLSRPFSAGIMFFASTFFVLLALAIYTGVTLSFLGRRFGDWRFSWSYILGWVALLMTFFAGIFYMCAYRMHECRRPSAPR, encoded by the exons ATGTACAGCTTCATGGGTGGCGGCCTCTTCTGTGCCTGGGTGGGGACCATCCTTCTGGTGGTGGCCACGGCGACAGACCACTGGATGCAGTACCGGCTGTCGGGGTCCTTCGCCCACCAGGGCCTGTGGCGATACTGCCTGGGCAACAAGTGCTACCTGCAGACAGAGAGCATCGGTAAGGCTCCGGGGCGGGGTCTGCGCCGGGCCTGGGGTGAGAGCCCCCCACGGGGCACAGCCTCGCCACCTTTCGGCTTGTGGAGAACTctgtggcccagagagggaaag GGTGCTACCACAGCTTATTGGAATGCCACCCGGGCCTTCATGATCCTGTCTTCCCTGTGCGCGACATCGGGCATCATCATGGGCATCCTGGCCTTCGCTCAGCAGCCCACCTTCACCCGCCTCTCCCGGCCCTTCTCCGCGGGCATCATGTTTTTCGCCTCCA CCTTTTTTGTCCTGTTGGCCTTGGCCATTTACACTGGAGTCACCCTCAGCTTCCTCGGTCGCCGCTTTGGGGACTGGCGCTTTTCCTGGTCTTACATCCTGGGCTGGGTGGCCTTGCTCATGACCTTCTTTGCAG GGATTTTCTACATGTGTGCCTACCGGATGCATGAATGTCGGCGCCCGtctgctccccgctga